Proteins co-encoded in one Bos taurus isolate L1 Dominette 01449 registration number 42190680 breed Hereford chromosome X, ARS-UCD2.0, whole genome shotgun sequence genomic window:
- the LOC112445128 gene encoding uncharacterized protein translates to MEALTTQANAADSAAAHTGAPPAIQTVLEDANLDASSGGNVGQESMGPREGDEVEKMSNLSLCQDMEAEAPQPQAAPDQAIWQRANIRGRIGKKNSRKRRNRKERKMVYLPCPLTLRTRASSAAPVLGHAPVLGPLLGDVSVEGETWEQRENGEGKKASILSQSRMAPAGALLPAASPTQSSAEWNSLVDNQEIKVEKENSHKGRNKKKKIMCSPWPLTVQAWASYTDPGPLPTAPLPTAPAGASAVADDGVNTGLQSRDRKEEKDKMSLVTSYQSAQAGSPCSDVASGHGSLEEVSFAKDGLNVGEKSGCTKRDRKDQSVLSPSRPLTVQAWNLFRAKDGVQTLLQGESSMASVRMDTGQKGRPQAESSKEGAKSILPCPVRVQADASFAAKALGQDSFEGTSALEDRFSKLSQSKRGPQQGEESQVQSST, encoded by the coding sequence ATGGAGGCTCTGACGACCCAGGCAAACGCCGCAGATTCAGCTGCCGCGCACACAGGAGCCCCGCCTGCCATTCAAACCGTACTCGAAGATGCTAATCTTGATGCAAGTAGTGGGGGAAATGTGGGGCAGGAAAGCATGGGTCCAAGAGAGGGTGATGAGGTGGAAAAAATGTCCAACCTCAGTCTGTGTCAGGATATGGAAGCTGAGGCCCCACAACCACAGGCAGCTCCCGATCAAGCTATATGGCAGAGGGCTAACATCAGGGGACGCATAGGGAAGAAGAACAGCCGTAAAAGGAGgaataggaaggaaagaaagatggtGTATCTTCCTTGTCCTCTGACGCTGCGGACTCGAGCATCTTCGGCAGCCCCAGTTCTGGGTCACGCTCCTGTCCTGGGGCCTCTGTTAGGGGATGTCAGTGTGGAGGGTGAAACCTGGGAGCAAAGGGAGAATGGTGAGGGTAAAAAGGCATCCATTCTCAGTCAGTCTCGGATGGCACCGGCTGGTGCCCTGTTGCCAGCAGCAAGTCCAACTCAGTCCTCTGCTGAGTGGAACTCTCTGGTGGACAACCAGGAGATAAAAGTAGAGAAGGAAAACAGccataaagggagaaataaaaagaagaagatcATGTGTAGCCCCTGGCCTCTTACGGTACAGGCTTGGGCATCTTATACGGACCCAGGTCCATTACCCACAGCTCCGTTACCCACAGCTCCTGctggggcttcagcagttgctgaTGATGGAGTCAATACTGGGCTTCAAAGCAGGGATCGAAAGGAGGAGAAAGATAAAATGTCACTGGTTACTTCTTATCAGAGTGCTCAGGCTGGCAGCCCGTGCTCAGATGTGGCATCGGGCCATGGCTCACTGGAGGAGGTTTCCTTTGCTAAAGATGGGTTGAATGTAGGGGAGAAAAGCGGGTGTACGAAGAGGGATAGAAAAGACCAAAGCGTCTTGTCTCCTTCTCGGCCTCTGACAGTCCAAGCTTGGAACTTATTCAGAGCCAAAGATGGGGTTCAGACTCTCTTGCAGGGTGAGTCTTCCATGGCAAGCGTAAGGATGGATACGGGCCAGAAAGGCAGGCCTCAAGCGGAGAGTAGTAAGGAAGGAGCAAAGTCCATTCTTCCTTGCCCTGTGAGGGTCCAGGCAGATGCCTCCTTCGCAGCCAAAGCTCTGGGGCAGGATTCATTTGAGGGGACTTCTGCTCTGGAAGACCGATTTTCCAAGCTGAGTCAAAGCAAGAGGGGGCCCCAGCAGGGAGAGGAGAGCCAAGTGCAGAGCAGTACATAG